The proteins below are encoded in one region of Lactuca sativa cultivar Salinas chromosome 3, Lsat_Salinas_v11, whole genome shotgun sequence:
- the LOC128132662 gene encoding uncharacterized protein LOC128132662 isoform X1 encodes MEGLQRYIQNLAQLLDAWFLSEITSLPPLKCFYIHCSVIGALIYAFFLGDESHHNRRRTVEAQLSLTSHHMAETDTGTGKEDPKDEETKKALVSTSLKLLEGSALRINNLIDVATEGGMYLNRIDGKNNPNVCAYRMTPEASFPVEDVRGYYLSRCPITFTLKPKESIDLDLELRFDIPFGLNVMISTEPGQSNLIADGMLLEANYRKSVKIHLKNETPGDQTILPGEIVARCDTSLA; translated from the exons ATGGAAGGCTTACAACGCTACATTCAAAATTTGGCTCAATTGCT GGATGCGTGGTTTTTGTCTGAAATTACCTCTTTACCCCCCTTGAAGTGTTTTTATATTCATTGTTCCGTGATCGGTGCCCTAATCTACGCCTTCTTTCTTGGAGACGAATCGCACCATAATCGGAGACGCACCGTCGAAGCGCAGCTTTCGCTAACGTCGCATCACA TGGCAGAGACAGACACAGGGACAGGAAAGGAGGACCCCAAGGACGAGGAGACAAAGAAAGCCTTGGTCAGCACATCTTTGAAACTACTGGAGGGATCAGCTTTGCGTATTAACAATTTAATCGATGTTGCCACTGAGGGTGGTATGTACCTCAACCGTATTGATGGGAAGAACAACCCAAACGTGTGTGCTTACAGGATGACCCCTGAGGCTAGTTTTCCGGTTGAAGATGTTCGTGGCTACTACTTGAGCAGGTG CCCTATCACTTTCACCCTAAAACCTAAGGAGTCGATTGATCTTGATCTGGAGCTTCGATTCGATATACCATTTGGTCTCAATGTTATGATCA GTACTGAACCAGGACAGTCGAACTTGATAGCTGATGGGATGCTTCTTGAAGCAAATTACAGAAAGAGTGTTAAGATTCATCTGAAAAATGAAACCCCAGGTGATCAAACCATTCTTCCAGGTGAGATCGTGGCAAGATGCGACACTAGTCTCGCATAA
- the LOC128132662 gene encoding uncharacterized protein LOC128132662 isoform X2 encodes MEGLQRYIQNLAQLLDAWFLSEITSLPPLKCFYIHCSVIGALIYAFFLGDESHHNRRRTVEAQLSLTSHHMAETDTGTGKEDPKDEETKKALVSTSLKLLEGSALRINNLIDVATEGGMYLNRIDGKNNPNVCAYRMTPEASFPVEDVRGYYLSSPITFTLKPKESIDLDLELRFDIPFGLNVMISTEPGQSNLIADGMLLEANYRKSVKIHLKNETPGDQTILPGEIVARCDTSLA; translated from the exons ATGGAAGGCTTACAACGCTACATTCAAAATTTGGCTCAATTGCT GGATGCGTGGTTTTTGTCTGAAATTACCTCTTTACCCCCCTTGAAGTGTTTTTATATTCATTGTTCCGTGATCGGTGCCCTAATCTACGCCTTCTTTCTTGGAGACGAATCGCACCATAATCGGAGACGCACCGTCGAAGCGCAGCTTTCGCTAACGTCGCATCACA TGGCAGAGACAGACACAGGGACAGGAAAGGAGGACCCCAAGGACGAGGAGACAAAGAAAGCCTTGGTCAGCACATCTTTGAAACTACTGGAGGGATCAGCTTTGCGTATTAACAATTTAATCGATGTTGCCACTGAGGGTGGTATGTACCTCAACCGTATTGATGGGAAGAACAACCCAAACGTGTGTGCTTACAGGATGACCCCTGAGGCTAGTTTTCCGGTTGAAGATGTTCGTGGCTACTACTTGAGCAG CCCTATCACTTTCACCCTAAAACCTAAGGAGTCGATTGATCTTGATCTGGAGCTTCGATTCGATATACCATTTGGTCTCAATGTTATGATCA GTACTGAACCAGGACAGTCGAACTTGATAGCTGATGGGATGCTTCTTGAAGCAAATTACAGAAAGAGTGTTAAGATTCATCTGAAAAATGAAACCCCAGGTGATCAAACCATTCTTCCAGGTGAGATCGTGGCAAGATGCGACACTAGTCTCGCATAA